Proteins encoded by one window of Gemmatimonas aurantiaca:
- a CDS encoding TetR/AcrR family transcriptional regulator, with translation MESERVAGLPGAGPRWQRRKTERPQEILSAARDLFLQQGFRETRMIDVARHAGVRPGTLYVYYRNKEALLEAVVKEAVAPAIAFAEQRLQGRHDSAAALLKELMLGWWHEFGATPASGVLWLMVAEAAHFPEMAQLLVEEIQVRARRICMTVLKRGMASGEFRRIDAEQVALVLMAPLTWASVHRASLAPFDPGFSDLPRYLETHLDIVLYGLFAQPSRAGAKAAHGGV, from the coding sequence TTGGAATCGGAACGTGTTGCCGGTCTTCCCGGAGCGGGTCCACGCTGGCAGCGTCGGAAAACGGAGCGTCCGCAGGAGATCCTGAGTGCGGCGCGCGATCTGTTTCTGCAGCAGGGATTCCGCGAGACGCGCATGATCGATGTCGCCCGGCATGCCGGCGTGCGTCCGGGCACGCTGTACGTGTATTACCGGAACAAGGAAGCGCTGCTGGAGGCCGTGGTGAAAGAAGCGGTGGCGCCGGCCATCGCCTTTGCGGAGCAGCGCTTGCAGGGGCGTCACGACAGCGCAGCCGCCTTGCTGAAGGAGCTCATGCTCGGATGGTGGCACGAGTTCGGCGCGACGCCCGCGAGTGGCGTCTTGTGGCTGATGGTCGCCGAGGCCGCGCACTTTCCCGAGATGGCCCAGCTCCTCGTCGAGGAGATCCAGGTGCGGGCTCGACGTATCTGCATGACCGTGCTGAAGCGGGGGATGGCGTCGGGCGAGTTCCGGCGGATCGACGCCGAGCAGGTGGCATTGGTGTTGATGGCCCCATTGACGTGGGCCTCGGTGCACCGTGCATCGCTGGCTCCGTTCGACCCCGGCTTCAGCGACCTGCCCCGGTATCTGGAGACCCACCTCGATATCGTGCTGTACGGGTTGTTCGCGCAGCCTTCACGGGCCGGGGCGAAAGCCGCTCACGGCGGTGTCTGA